One stretch of Excalfactoria chinensis isolate bCotChi1 chromosome 2, bCotChi1.hap2, whole genome shotgun sequence DNA includes these proteins:
- the LOC140248816 gene encoding uncharacterized protein, with translation MGNKCIFSAINHREDRSLRIAQEAARGAQGPRTLSAEDEECGPGDHRAACGTALPAAFELRGAAGASRGVGTAGGERTAAGGLCVHRAGAVCDAEGPGEAGGGGGGGGGTEARVGGSACAAGAAETTLLEVEAAAGPLRCGERRVRGGERPRGSCGGGAFVPRGPNKGAAEPDRAEPGGTAACAVPGAGGGSRQHGSGPRGERPPAGRARKESGDPDLSGSGCGKGCVAGRPCAPCPYPHRVHGSVTQFIPPCKSASGPG, from the coding sequence AtgggaaataaatgcattttttctgctATTAATCACCGCGAGGATCGTTCTTTGCGCATCGCCCAGGAGGCAGCGAGAGGTGCCCAAGGTCCCCGCACGCTCAGTGCAGAGGACGAGGAATGCGGGCCAGGGGACCACAGAGCTGCGTGCGGGACAGCGCTGCCGGCGGCGTTTGAGCTCCGAGGGGCGGCGGGAGCATCGCGCGGTGTGGGCACGGCGGGGGGAGAGCGGACCGCTGCAGGAGgtctgtgtgtgcacagggccGGAGCGGTGTGCGATGCCGAGGGCCCGGGGGAGGCTGGCGGCGGGgggggaggaggcggcggcaCCGAGGCGCGCGTGGGGGGTAGTGCATGCGCGGCCGGGGCAGCGGAGACGACTCTGCTGGAGGTGGAGGCGGCAGCGGGGCCGCTGAGGTGCGGTGAGCGGAGGGTGCGAGGAGGGGAGAGGCCGCGGGGCTCCTGCGGCGGCGGTGCCTTTGTTCCGCGGGGTCCGAACAAAGGAGCGGCGGAGCCGGACCGGGCCGAGCCGGGAGGGACGGCTGCCTGCGCTGTCCCTGGTGCTGGCGGAGGCTCCCGGCAGCACGGCTCGGGACCGCGGGGAGAGCGTCCCCCGGCGGGACGGGCGCGGAAGGAAAGCGGGGATCCGGACCTGTCAGGGAGCGGCTGTGGGAAGGGCTGCGTAGCGGGTCGGCCCTGTGCGCCGTGCCCCTACCCCCACCGGGTCCACGGGAGCGTCACCCAGTTCATTCCTCCCTGCAAGTCCGCCTCCGGACCGGGGTGA